GCGAGGGAGAAGACCTGGAAACCGCCGCTGTCCGTGAGGATGGGGCGGTCCCAGTTCATGAATTTGTGCAGACCACCCGCTGCGCCGATGATCTCCGTCCCAGGCCGTACCCACAGGTGGTAGGTATTGCCCAGGATGATTTGGGCATTCAGGGAGCGCAGCTCTTCTGGATGCACGGCCTTCACCGTGGCCTGGGTGCCGACAGGCATGAAAATGGGCGTCTCGATCACGCCATGAGGCGTCGTCAACCGTCCGCGCCGGGCGGAAGAGTTGGGATCGGTGGCCAGAAGTTCAAACATGCAAGTAGGTAAAAGGGCGCGGAGTGTGGCGGACAAAGCGCCGGGTGTCAAAGGGGGAGCGCGGGGGAGCGGGATTTAAGGGAGAGGTAGGCAGCCCTGAAGGAGGCACCCTGGTTTGTGTGGTTGCTGCTCTTTTTAAAAGAGGAGCGGGGATGGGGAAAAGGATTCGAAATCTCCCCACCTGGGGATTTTTGGCGATAACACACTGATTATCAATCCCTTACCGATGGGGATACAATCCCCATGGCATCCCCATCCGGGGAAATTTGGGGAGAAAGCCTGGGGATGAGAGGTGAGACCGCCGGACGCAGCACGCGCAGGCGAAGGCGGGAAAAGGGAGCGCAAGCAGAACCGAACATTTTCAAACATTATTTAACATCCGCCCAGGAGGGACATCTGGCAAGCGAGGAATGGGGCCGTTCAAACCCCCAGTCTTCGCCAATAAATGAAGGCGATGGGGAACATGGCGACGCACTCGGTAGCCGCTGCGGCCAGGAGCTGACGGTCCGGGGTGCGGATGGAGATGGTGAGGAAGATGGCGGCCAGGAGCAGGGCGGTGCCGATGATGAAGATGGCGGCGGGGGAGATCCATTGGCGGCTGCGCGGGCACTCCTGATCCACCAGGTCCAGGAAATGCCAAGCCATGTAGGCGAGGAGGACCGTGGAAAGGATGTAAATGCCCTGCGCGAAGGTGACGGTGCTGGCATAGTTGTAACAGCCATGGACGAGAACAACGGCCATGAAGGTGACGAGAAAGCGGTCCGCCGTATTGAAGCGGGAACGCAGAAGCACGTAGAGAGCGTGCGTGGAGGTGCCGGTGAGGGCGGCATGGAGGAAATTGGCCGTAAACAGGCGTGCCAGGGCGACACCGCCTTCATACTGGAGGTAGTAGTTGATATTTTCCTCCAAGGCGAAGCCGAGGCCCACGAAAGCACCCACCATGAGGGCACCGCCCGGAGGCCGACGATGCAGCAACCACGGCATGAAAAGGGAGGCGAGCAGCAGTTTGCTGAGTTCCTCCCGCATGCCGACGCCGCCAATCTGGTACCAGAGGTCGTAAGGGAAAGGGGCGTCCTTCCGGATGCCCAGGGCGACCTCCTGCCAGGAGGAGATGAGCATCACCGGCCAGACACTGAGGATACCCGCCAGCAAGGGCAACAAGGGCGACACCCAGCGCCAGCGCCCCTGCACGCCATGGAGCACCAGGATGATATACCAGATGGAGGCTGCCAGGAGAGCGACGGCCAGCGTGCCCCAGGGGGCGCTGAACAGGAAACGGTACTTCAGCAGGGCTTCCCATTGCAGACGATAGTCGCCCATGATGGCGGCGGCGTGCTGACGTGCCTCTGGCTCGATGGAATACCACCAGTCCGGCTGCGCGGCGATCTGGCGGAGGACGGGCACGTCTTTGAGAACGATGGCGAGATGAAAGGCGGAATCGCGCACTAGCCCGGGCTGGGGAAAGAAACTGGCCTCCCGCATGAGGGCGGCCAGGGAGGCGGAAGGGTCGCGCTCCTGCATCTGATAGGCCTGGATGAGATTGGCTGTGATGAGGGGCGAGGGCTGCGCGGCCTTTTCACTCAGGGCCTGGGTAAGGGCGACCTCGTGACTGAGGGCGGCCTGGATGAAATCCCGCCAGAGCTGCTGGACGGCGGGATCGGCAGAGTGCCGGACCAGCAAGGGCTGGATGTCATAACCGGCGAGCTGACCCTCGCGCCCGAAGTCCTCCAGAGTGGTGGTTTTGACCTCGAGCACTTCGGCAATGTGATGGATCTGGGCCGTCACCTGATGCAGCCAACTGACCAGTTCATGCGGGGTGGGCTTTTCCGCCCGCTGGAGTTCCTGCCACTGCTGGCGAATCTTTTGCTCCACCGGATCCACCGTGATGTGGCGCCCTGTGTCCGGACTGACGGCGATGATGAGCAAGGCCACAATGAAACTGCCGCCGGCGATGGCCAGGGCCAGACGCTTGAGGAAGCCACTGTTGCGGCTCAGGGAATGGATGGATGCGCGCCAGCCGGTCATGAGAGGGAGGGAATGGAGCCGGATGCCTGCGGGTGCAAGGCGCAGATGGCGGTCTCAGTGGTAGGGCAGAGGCCACGCTCTGTGATGAGGCCAGTGACAAGACGGGCAGGGGTGACATCGAAGGCGTAATTGGCGGCCGGTGAGCCAGGGGAGACGATGCGCAAGGTCTCGACCGACCCGCTTTCGGCGATGCCTTCCAGGTGGGTCACTTCCTCGGCCCCGCGCTGCTCAATGGGGATGCCCTGCACGCCATCGCGGAGCGTCCAGTCAAAGGTGGAACTGGGCAGGGCGACATAAAAAGGAACGCCATTGTCCTGGGCGGCCAGGGCTTTGAGATAGGTGCCAATTTTGTTGGCCACATCGCCGCTGCGGGTGACACGGTCTGCCCCGGTGATGACGAGATCCACCTGGCCATGCTGCATGAGGTGGCCGCCGGTGTTGTCGGCAATGACGGTGTGTGGCACGCCCTGCTGGGCGAGTTCCCAGGCAGTGAGGCGCGCGCCCTGATTGCGCGGGCGGGTTTCATCCACCCAGACGTGGACGGGGATGCCTGCGGCGTGGGCGGCATAGATGGGGGCGGTGGCGGAGCCGTGATCCACAAAGGCCAGCCAGCCGGCATTGCAATGGGTGAGGACATGGACGACCTGGCCGGGCTTTCGGGAAGCGATGGCGCGGATGATTTCCAAACCGTGACCACCGATGGCGGCACAGGCGGCGGCGTCTTCATCGGCGATGGTTTCGGCGGTGAGGCGGGCGGTGGCGACCCGGTTTTCAAACCCGGCGGCCTGGATGGCGGTGAGCTGGCGATTCACTGCCCAGCTCAAATTCACGGCGGTGGGGCGGGTGATGATGAGGCTGTCTGCCAGGGAGCGGAGTTGATCCGGTGTAGCGGCTTCGCGGGCGGCCAACCACATGCCGTAAGCTGCGGTGGCACCGATGAGGCCAGCGCCGCGCACGGCCATGTCGCGAATGGCCACGGCCACGTCCGCCACAGTGTGGAGATCGAGCAGGTCAAAGGACCAGGGGAGGCGGCGTTGATCAATGATGCGGACGCTTTCCTCCTGAAGCCAGACGGTGCGATACGGGGTGCCGGAAACGAGCATGCGCTGACTGAGGGGAGCGGCAGCCAGTGCGCAAGAGCGATGTGGGCCGCGCAGAAATCTTGCGTGCGCGGCGCACCCCATGCACGGTGGCTGATGGCCTCCCTGGCAGACGATCTCATTTCCCTCATCGGCGCAGCGCGCGTATCCTCAACCGTGGAGGACCTTGCGGCCCACAGCACGGACAAGTGGTTTGCCTCCAACCCGCCCGAAGTGGTGGTGCATGCGGAGTCCACGGAGGATGTCTCGAAGGTGCTGAAATATGCGAATGAGCACGGCGTGCCGGTGACACCACAGGGCTCGCGCGTGGGCTATGTGGGCGGGGCGGTGCCGCTGCGCGGGGGCATCGCGCTATCGCTGGCGCGGATGAACAAGATCCTAGAAATCAACATCGCCGATGGCGTGGCCGTGGTGGAGCCCGGAGTCATCACGGGCGAGCTGCAGGCAGCGGTGCGGGAGCTGGGCTGGTTTTACCCGCCTGACCCGGCCAGCCTGAAGGAGTGCAGCCTGGGCGGTAATGTGGCCACGAATGCCGGCGGGCCGCGCTGCCTGAAGTATGGTGTGACGCGACACTATGTGTTAGGCCTGGAAGCGGTGCTGGCCGATGGATCCGTGGTGAAGGCCGGGGGCCGCTGCCACAAGAACAAGACGGGCTTTGACCTGGTGGGCCTGATGGTAGGCAGCGAAGGTCTGCTGGGCGTGGTGACGCAGGCGACGCTGCGCCTGATCCCGCACCCGCCGATGCGGGCGATGCTTTCGGCCGGCTTTGGCACCTTTGCCGAAGCGGCGAATGCGGTGCAGCGCATCTTGAATGCGGGCTTTCTGCCGAGTGCTCTGGAGATCGCAGACAAGTTCACCCTGCGTGCCGCGCGCGAGTATCTGGGCGAATCGGTGACGCCGCAGGGCGATGCGCATCTGCTGGTGGAAATCGACGGCCAGGAAGAGTCCGTCAAAGGGGAGCTGGTGCTGCTGGCCAAACTGGTGCGTGAGCTGGGCTGCATCTCCCTGGAAGAAGCCCTGGGCGAAACAGCCTGCGAACGATTCTGGAAGCTGCGCCGGGAGTTCAGCTACAGCCTGCGCAATACGGGCCTGATCAAGCTGAATGAGGACATCGTGGTGCCGCGCAGTCGGCTGGTGGACCTGGTGGAATTTGCCGAAGCGTTGCAGGCGGAATGCGGGTTCCCCATCGCCAGCTTTGGCCATGCAGGGGATGGCAACATCCACGTGAACATCATGGTGCAGAGCATGAAGGATCCCGAACAGCGGGAGCGCGCCGAAGCCGCGCTGGACCAGCTTTTCCGGAAGGTCATCGCCTGGAACGGGGCCATCACCGGCGAGCACGGTGTGGGCATCGCCAAAGGACGCTGGTTCCCGGAGGCGCTGTCGGCCGAAGCACGGGACGTCCACTCGCGACTGAAGAAGGCGCTGGATCCGAACGGGATTCTGAATCCTGGGAAGTTTGTGGCGTGAGGGGAGGAAGTGGGGCGGGCACTCATGCCTGCCTGCATTGGCCTAACCAAAAGAGAAACACGCGCTGCGAGAGCTATCGACGGATTTCAGAAAGCAGGCAGGAGTGCCCGCTTCACTGGCCTGCGGCATCCCGATAGAGGCGGCGGTAGCAGTCGGCCATGGCTTCCATGGAGTAGCGTTTCAGCACGGTTTCGCGTGCCCCTGCACCGCAGCGGGCGAGGAGGGCGGAATCCTTCAATGGAGACTCGATGCAGGCTGCGAGGGTATTGGCATCATGGATGTCTGACAAAAAACCCGTTAGGCCATCTTCAATGACTTCGGCATTGCCGCAGGCGGAATGCGCCAGCACGGGGACAGCGCAGGCCATGGCCTCCAGCACGGCATTGGACAGGCCCTCGATCTCGGAAGGCGCGGCCAGGAGATCCATGGCGCGGTAGTATTTGGGCAGGTCATTTTGATGCCCGGCCCAGAGGATGCGGTCCGCGTAGGGATGCGCCTTCATCAGGCCGATAATGTGGTCACGATCCGCCCCACCATCACCCACCACCAGCAGGCGCAGGCGGGGCCATTGAGGGGCCAGTTTTTCAAAGGCGGCGAAGAGCATCTCGTGCCGCTTCAGCGCGACGAGTCGGCCCACGATGCCGACCACGATGGCATCGGCCGGAAGGCCCAGTTCCTGTTTGGCCACGGCGCGATCTGGAGCGGGGGAAAAGCGTTCGCTGTCCACACCGTTGGGAGTGACGACGATCTTCTTTTGCGGATCCAAACCCAGTTCCTGTAGGTTGTCCCACACGCTGCTGCTGACGACGTGGACGCTTTGGCAGAGCCTGAAAAACCAGCGGCGCTGGGCGAGGCGTTTGGGTGTGAGATCCTGCTTTTGCACCTGGCCGTGTTCCCCATGCACGATGGGGTGCGTGAGGCCGCCCAGGGTGGCGAGGGCGGCATAGATGAGCGTGCCCAAATTGTGCGAATGGATGACCTCCGCCCGGGTCTTGCGGATGTGTTTGCGCAGGGCCAGGACGGCCTTCAGGGAGAAGCCGCCGGTCTTGCCCATGACCACTACTTTGTCAGGCTCAGGCATGCGCTCGGCGAAGTCACCACGGAAGCGCAGGCAGGCGGAATGGATGTCGAATCCCTGGCCATTCAGCCGCTGGGCCACATTGACCACGCCATTCTCCAGCCCGCCTGGGGCCAGAGAATCCAGGACGTGAAGGACGCGGACGGTGGGGGTGGTGCTCATGCTTCAGTCAGCCACGGCCACCAAACCCACGGATGGAAAGAGACGCTGGCAGAGCTTGCGCCGCAGCTTGTGGGGCAGCGGACTCATCAGCAGCTCCGCGGTGTCCACTAGGGCATTGACGAAAGCGCTGCGCTGGGGTTTGCCAAAACGGAAGACCCAGGTGGTGGAGAAGCCGTGTTTTTTCAGCAGCTTGCGCATCTCCCGGTGCGTCCATTCCTGGAAGTGAAAGCACTCGAGCTTGTCCGTGAAGTAAGCGGAGATGTCATGCGGCCCCGTGTAGCGGTGCGGCGTGTCATAGACATAAACGCCACCCGGCTTCAGCACCCGGCGGGCGATCTGGAAATGCGGGGAGATGTCGTCGGGATGCAGGTGCTCCAAGAACTGGTAGCTGAAGCAGATGTCCACAGACTGCGGGGCGACATCGAGCGAGTAGCCATCATAGACGACCAACTCAAGGTTAGGCGGTGACTCTTCCGTAGCGGAGCGTTGGTCTGAGATGTCCACGCCGATGACTTTTTTCACCTTCGCGGCGGCAGCGGCGGCCAGGCGGCAATCGCCAGGGGCGAACTCCAGCAGCACGCTGTCCGGTTTCAAAAACGGGGCGAGCAGACGCATCTGGGAGGCCACCTTGCGTTTGCTATCCTCCGGCGTATCCCGGCGGGTGAGGCGTGGGTGGTCCGGCACACGGTCGAAAAGCTCGCCGTAGAGAGTGGCGAAAAGGGTGGTGCGCTCTTCCTTGGTGGACTTCCTCAGGCGGGCGGCCAGTTCGCGCTCCACCTCGTAGTGATGACGCAGGCGGTCCAGGGTGCGGGATGATTCAGAGGCCATAAGGTGTTATCGTTGCGTGCAGGCGGCGCACAGGTCCAGGAAGATGCCCGTGGCTGCGGTCCATGAATAGTGGTTCTCCACATTCATGCGAGCCTGTTTTGCCACTTTATCCGCCAGGGAAGGATCGGCAGCAAGACGGAGGATCTCACGGGCAAACTCGCCCGCTTCATCAGCCAGCAGGATGTCGCTGTCATGCACCACCGGCAGGCCCTCGGCCCCAATGCGGGTGGAGATCACTGGCACACCCATGGCCATGGCTTCGTAGATCTTGATGCGGGTACCACCGCCGGCGCGCAGCGGCACGATGATGGCGTGGCAGCTCTGCACATGCGGACGCACATCGTCCACGGTGCCTGTGATGTGGATGCGGTCGCTGGCGCGGTCGCGCAGGCTGGCAGGCGGGTTTCGCCCGATGATCTTGAGATGGCAATCGGGCCGCTGGGCATGCACCAGAGGCAGGATGTCATCCAGGAAAAACTGGCAGGCATCGATGTTCGGCATCCAGTCCATAGAGCCTAGGAAGCCTAACATAAAGGGTGGTGATGGAGCCGGGCCTGGTTTGAAAAACGTCACATCCACGCCCGTGGGCACATCGCCCAGCACATTCGTCAGACCGTAGAGCTCGCGGGCTAGGCGGCTGTCATCGGGAGAGACGGTGATGACGCCGTCAAAGAGCCGCGAGAGCTTGTCCTCCCAGCGATGCATGCGCCGGTATTGCAGGTGCAAGTAGCGGCGTTTGATGGGCGAGGCCTCCGCCTCCGCGAGTCGCTTCCAGATTTGGGATTCGATATTGTGCTGAAACAGCACCGTCGGGCAGGCAAAGTCCACGCCGAGGAAGTTCAGCGCAGGCGCCAGGAAATCACAGATCACCAGATCGAATTCCTTCCTCGTCGCCATCTCTTGCAGCCGTGCCCGCAACTTCGGCTCCTCATAACGCTGCACCGCGTAGGGGCGGCTGGTCAGCACCGTGCTGCGCGCAAGATCCACCCAGAAGCGGGGCGAACTCTTCGGCACCTGCTTGGAGGTGATCCAGATCTTTCGCTGCGCGTAAGGATCGGCCTCTTCTTCAGCGGAGACCTGCGTCCCCTCTGGTAGCAGGGCTAGATAGGTCACCTCATGCTGGCGGCTGATCTCCGTCAGCATCGCATGCGTGCGGCGTTTGCCCCCCGTATCGAGCGGATGAAGCGGCCCCGTTTTAACCCAAAGAATGCGCATGCGCTCCGCCGATAAAACAGGCTGGTGCGTCTGTCACGCAGGAAGCAAATGCATTTCAGGACGGAAATCTGGTTGCCGAGAGCCTGACTGCGATTAATCTCATTTCCCGCCAAACAGGCGAACGCCGGGATAGCTCAGTGGTAGAGCAGTTGATTTGTAATCATCAGGTCGTCGGTTCAAATCCGACTCTCGGCTCCCTTGAAAATCAACGAATTACGTTGTTTTTCAGCATCAAAATTTTCTCACACTGTGCAGAATCTGTGCACTTTGACGGGGCATGTGCCCCCTCCCTGAACGTAGCCTGCGCGTGTCTCCCAAAGCGGGAACTTTCAAAACATGTCGAGAATTTGGCCTTCCGACATTTGAGGGTAAGGGTTATCGCGCTGACCGAACTACGAACTACCAAGATCCGCATGAATCTTCCAGATCATGATATTGACCCAGTCCGCGAGGGTACGTAGTGAGCAGCCAGGGGCGCGACCACTGTGTACAAGGGGGTAATTTTTTTCTTCAAATTAACTCCTTCAGATTGATTTTCAAACCATCGCAGATTTTCAAAACCACCCAGAGCGTGGGTCGGGCTTCATTTCTCTCCAGATTGGGAATGGTGTTTCGGCTGATATTGATTTCCTTTGCGAGTTGGGCCGCTGAAATTCCCTGTCGTTCTCTTTCGGCCTTCAATGCCAGGACAATAGCGCGTTCACGGGGATCAATTTGAGATGGGTTTTCCATCTCCTCACAAATCCCGCGTTGACGATACAAGCACGCCCATTAAAATGGGCAAAATCCATCTGAGGCAGAATTAAAAATTATGATGCAATACCACATCTTCAAGGACGGTCAGCAGGTAGGACCATTTGCTGAAAATGAAGTCACCGCAGGCGTACACTCAGGTCGCTTCGATCCAAACGATTTAGTATGGACAGAAGGGTTTGCTGATTGGCAGAAGCTTAGTGCTGTCTTTCCATCTTTGCAGGTCGTCAGGAATAATATTCCTCCTATTCCACCATCAGTAATGCCTGCGATTGAATCCAAGACAGAGGAAAAGTTCGGTTGTACGCATATTTTCGGACTAGTATTAGTAGTAATTTTCGGACTAGTGATCCTGGGGGCTATGTTTGGAGATTCTGACTCTTCAAATACTAAAGCTCCTTTGACAGAAGAACAAAAAGCAAATGAAGCCAAGAGGCAGGCGAATGACGGGAATGCCATTATTGCTAATGCATCTGAAGGGACCACCCTTCAAAAGGAACAGTATGAGCGTGAGCATCTAGGCAAGAGGTACCTTTTCAAAGGGAATGTGACGGATGTGAAATCAAGCCGAACAATCACCGTCATGTTAGACACCTGGAACCATGCAAACGTCACATTTCAGTCAGAAGATGTCAGTTCGTTTCATGAAAATAAAGTGGTGTACTTCTCGGCAGTAATTGAAGAATTTGGAACAGGGATGCTTGTCAGGCATGATCTTGGGGAAGCAAGAATGGAAAATATAGACACTCCCGAGCAGGCATCTATAAAGGTAAAAGCACAAGAACCTGTGAACCCAAATATCAAGGGGCCGAAGATTATGGATATTCAACTTGGTGATCACATCTTCGAAATCCGCGATGCCTTCAATAATAAATATAGATCTGAATTACAGGGCGAAGAAATGGAGATGAGGAGAGCTCCCGACAATTCTGCCATCATATGCACCACGGCACAAGGTTTGAAGGCGCTTCAGAAAATGGGTGTGCTTCATGGTTTTCAGAATGCAGTACAGAATTCAAAAGACAAATCAGCGGCCCTTTTGTTTGGAGCACTAGCTGGCGATGACGGATTCATTGGAGGTACTATCGAACTAAAAACTTTAAAGGCTCCCATCATCTATGCTGACAAGGATGGGATCATTAACAAAGTCTTGATCAGTCCTATGGCGGCACAGGTTTTCTTTGGAGCAGGATCTATGTCCAATAAGGAATTTGCCAGTTTTATGCATTCCAAGTATGATCTGCCTGATTTGGAAGGTGAGCTTGTCGAGATCAGGGACGGGTTTACTCGCCAGACAAATTTTGAGACAAAATACTTTGGGTATTCCCACGGTTATTCAGTCAGTATTGACGAAACGAAAATGTTTGTCATTGAATCAATAAAGTAGGGGCTTCTAAAGATTGCGACAGTCTGCATGTCAATCACACAGATTATCTGGATCGATTATCCCTTCACTCCGAGGAAATGTCAGATAGGGACTGACACATTACATATGAAGTTGTCACGGATGATTCCAAACCCCCACCAGTCTGAAGAGTAACGTCCGTGTCGATCAGCACATTTAAGGGACCGAGATTCCTGAGCTTGCCACAGCCGCTTAAATCGAGCCGCTTTAGCCCTTCATGGGCCGCTAGAGGCGAGATATCTGTGACCATGTCACAATGCATCAGGTTCACGCTGTGCAAGCGTTGAAGGCGAGCGAGCGGACAGAGATCTCTTAGAACCATGGCTCCTGAAAGATCAAGTACGCGGAGTGATTTCATATCACCGATCTCAGTAATGTCAGTGAGAGTTGTTGCCCCCTGAAGTTTAAGATCCTCAATTTTTAGAAGTTTGCCCAAGACTTTGACATTTCGCAGTGACTTGCACTGCATTATATGGAGGACCTTAAGATTGCTCAGGTGACGAAAGGAATTCAGACCCTCAACACCAACTGGCAGACTGACCGCGAGATGTGTCAATGACAGTGGAAACATAGTCACGGAAAGTTCCTCCGCAGAGGTTGCCACAAATTCTAAATATTGAAGGTCTGACAAATGTGAAACAGCTTCCAACACCATGGCTGTCAATGGCTTCAGAGCCTGGATCTGAAGCCGTTTAATACGAGATGTGGGCACGAACCCCTCAAGGCCTCTGTAGGCGCACCAGGACACTGCTATAGGCCCGTCACCGGGTGGTAGAGGGCCGGGCGGACAAACATCGGAACCGAGGACCGCGACGGGAATAGAATTGACCGCTAAAGTATCCCAGCCGCCATATTTTAGAAATTCAAATGTCCATACGGAATCCCGTTCCCTGACTTCCGATGGCAATGGGCAGCGAATGCCAAATGCCTGCACCTGAGAGGGGACATCTTCAGGCTTATTCAGAATCAGGGTATCGCCGATTAACTGAGCATCGTCAGCAATGTCTAATAAGAAGCCAATGTCTCGACTTCCATGACCAACCATCGTCCAGAATAAGGCAGCAGAAAATTGGAAGTCAGAAAATGGACAGCGATCAGAATCTTTGAGAAACAGCTGTACATTGACAGTGATGGACCGTGGAAATGTCTGAGACATCAAATATGTAAAAAGAGACTGGAAATTCCCTACAGCATAGAAATTTTAAGACACACCAACCTTAGTAACTAAATCAAAATCGAAAAAGTTGAAGGAACCCCTCTAAATTGAGGATTTTAGGGGTATATTTTGTAACGAAATTGGGTACTTCTGGGCCAAATAATATGGGAGGAGAGGCACTGATCAATCCATTTATAATATTCTCTTTATTTCCGTAATATTGAATAATATTTGCAATGTATAGATGACATGTACAATTTGGATATATCCTATAATTCTCAAATTGAATATATAGGATCCATTTTATTTTTGCTTTTTTTCGCCCCGGAGGCCTTTAACTTACCACCTCAATTTGCCATTGTCAATAGCAATTAGTTAGCGAATAGACGACAATAGTTTATTCAGAATGAAAATTTCGTCCACCGCTGAACGCCGGCGCTTCAATGAATTGCTGAATAAGTTTATCGGCATAAAGATTCTTGTTTGAAATAGTTTGTCATTCCATGCGGCATTTAACTTTTTTGATAAATTTGCTTGCATGTCATACTGCGTTAGTATAGATTGTGTCTGTGAATCGAAAAACCAAAACTCCAAACAACCAAGATCGACTAGATAGTAATCTCGCTAAACTTAAAACGGCCATAGCAAAGCTGAGTTCAGACCACCCTTTGCTGAAGGGGCCCGATGGAGTCCTGACAGGACGCAAGGGGGCGCTTTACCATCCCACATCAGGATTGTTCATTACCTCCGATGGACAGGTAAAGGACTTGGACAAAATGTCCTTTGAAAGAGGAGTTCAAATGTTGACCTCGAGGCTGCGAGCTTGCATGTGGCGACATTAATTTGATTAAATAATTGCCGTAGCATCAACGCGTGTGCCATGCGGAGTAGTTATCTCCATTTGGCTTGAGACCAAGGTGGGGCATGTCAGAACCTAGCATTGCCTTCCCCGCTAAACCGATGGTTAAAAGTCTCCTGCGCTGCCTTCTGCCATCTATTGGCTGATCGTACTTTCGGCAATTACCCAGCATTCTCTTTTTTCGGCGCGCAGCTTCTTATCAGCGGCCTCCATCCTGCGCTTCCCTGCCAATGCTATGCTTTCACAGGTGAACTCGTCGCAAATGGGCAGCCATTTGAGCCCCCCCCGGGGTGGTAAAGACCAAGTCGTAGCACCACACCTCGTTGATCTGCGTGGCACGCTGGCGCTGGCTGCCTGCCTATGTGCTGCCCAGACGGCGTTTTTTGTGCTTCTTGCGCTGCACCGCAGGCCT
This is a stretch of genomic DNA from Prosthecobacter algae. It encodes these proteins:
- the mtnA gene encoding S-methyl-5-thioribose-1-phosphate isomerase; amino-acid sequence: MLVSGTPYRTVWLQEESVRIIDQRRLPWSFDLLDLHTVADVAVAIRDMAVRGAGLIGATAAYGMWLAAREAATPDQLRSLADSLIITRPTAVNLSWAVNRQLTAIQAAGFENRVATARLTAETIADEDAAACAAIGGHGLEIIRAIASRKPGQVVHVLTHCNAGWLAFVDHGSATAPIYAAHAAGIPVHVWVDETRPRNQGARLTAWELAQQGVPHTVIADNTGGHLMQHGQVDLVITGADRVTRSGDVANKIGTYLKALAAQDNGVPFYVALPSSTFDWTLRDGVQGIPIEQRGAEEVTHLEGIAESGSVETLRIVSPGSPAANYAFDVTPARLVTGLITERGLCPTTETAICALHPQASGSIPSLS
- a CDS encoding glycosyltransferase yields the protein MRILWVKTGPLHPLDTGGKRRTHAMLTEISRQHEVTYLALLPEGTQVSAEEEADPYAQRKIWITSKQVPKSSPRFWVDLARSTVLTSRPYAVQRYEEPKLRARLQEMATRKEFDLVICDFLAPALNFLGVDFACPTVLFQHNIESQIWKRLAEAEASPIKRRYLHLQYRRMHRWEDKLSRLFDGVITVSPDDSRLARELYGLTNVLGDVPTGVDVTFFKPGPAPSPPFMLGFLGSMDWMPNIDACQFFLDDILPLVHAQRPDCHLKIIGRNPPASLRDRASDRIHITGTVDDVRPHVQSCHAIIVPLRAGGGTRIKIYEAMAMGVPVISTRIGAEGLPVVHDSDILLADEAGEFAREILRLAADPSLADKVAKQARMNVENHYSWTAATGIFLDLCAACTQR
- a CDS encoding glycosyltransferase, encoding MSTTPTVRVLHVLDSLAPGGLENGVVNVAQRLNGQGFDIHSACLRFRGDFAERMPEPDKVVVMGKTGGFSLKAVLALRKHIRKTRAEVIHSHNLGTLIYAALATLGGLTHPIVHGEHGQVQKQDLTPKRLAQRRWFFRLCQSVHVVSSSVWDNLQELGLDPQKKIVVTPNGVDSERFSPAPDRAVAKQELGLPADAIVVGIVGRLVALKRHEMLFAAFEKLAPQWPRLRLLVVGDGGADRDHIIGLMKAHPYADRILWAGHQNDLPKYYRAMDLLAAPSEIEGLSNAVLEAMACAVPVLAHSACGNAEVIEDGLTGFLSDIHDANTLAACIESPLKDSALLARCGAGARETVLKRYSMEAMADCYRRLYRDAAGQ
- a CDS encoding class I SAM-dependent methyltransferase, with translation MASESSRTLDRLRHHYEVERELAARLRKSTKEERTTLFATLYGELFDRVPDHPRLTRRDTPEDSKRKVASQMRLLAPFLKPDSVLLEFAPGDCRLAAAAAAKVKKVIGVDISDQRSATEESPPNLELVVYDGYSLDVAPQSVDICFSYQFLEHLHPDDISPHFQIARRVLKPGGVYVYDTPHRYTGPHDISAYFTDKLECFHFQEWTHREMRKLLKKHGFSTTWVFRFGKPQRSAFVNALVDTAELLMSPLPHKLRRKLCQRLFPSVGLVAVAD
- a CDS encoding FAD-binding oxidoreductase; the encoded protein is MASLADDLISLIGAARVSSTVEDLAAHSTDKWFASNPPEVVVHAESTEDVSKVLKYANEHGVPVTPQGSRVGYVGGAVPLRGGIALSLARMNKILEINIADGVAVVEPGVITGELQAAVRELGWFYPPDPASLKECSLGGNVATNAGGPRCLKYGVTRHYVLGLEAVLADGSVVKAGGRCHKNKTGFDLVGLMVGSEGLLGVVTQATLRLIPHPPMRAMLSAGFGTFAEAANAVQRILNAGFLPSALEIADKFTLRAAREYLGESVTPQGDAHLLVEIDGQEESVKGELVLLAKLVRELGCISLEEALGETACERFWKLRREFSYSLRNTGLIKLNEDIVVPRSRLVDLVEFAEALQAECGFPIASFGHAGDGNIHVNIMVQSMKDPEQRERAEAALDQLFRKVIAWNGAITGEHGVGIAKGRWFPEALSAEARDVHSRLKKALDPNGILNPGKFVA
- a CDS encoding helix-turn-helix transcriptional regulator, whose protein sequence is MENPSQIDPRERAIVLALKAERERQGISAAQLAKEINISRNTIPNLERNEARPTLWVVLKICDGLKINLKELI
- a CDS encoding PrsW family glutamic-type intramembrane protease gives rise to the protein MTGWRASIHSLSRNSGFLKRLALAIAGGSFIVALLIIAVSPDTGRHITVDPVEQKIRQQWQELQRAEKPTPHELVSWLHQVTAQIHHIAEVLEVKTTTLEDFGREGQLAGYDIQPLLVRHSADPAVQQLWRDFIQAALSHEVALTQALSEKAAQPSPLITANLIQAYQMQERDPSASLAALMREASFFPQPGLVRDSAFHLAIVLKDVPVLRQIAAQPDWWYSIEPEARQHAAAIMGDYRLQWEALLKYRFLFSAPWGTLAVALLAASIWYIILVLHGVQGRWRWVSPLLPLLAGILSVWPVMLISSWQEVALGIRKDAPFPYDLWYQIGGVGMREELSKLLLASLFMPWLLHRRPPGGALMVGAFVGLGFALEENINYYLQYEGGVALARLFTANFLHAALTGTSTHALYVLLRSRFNTADRFLVTFMAVVLVHGCYNYASTVTFAQGIYILSTVLLAYMAWHFLDLVDQECPRSRQWISPAAIFIIGTALLLAAIFLTISIRTPDRQLLAAAATECVAMFPIAFIYWRRLGV